One window from the genome of Myxococcaceae bacterium encodes:
- a CDS encoding PQQ-like beta-propeller repeat protein: MLRSIGSIILGLHAACLAHALSLKGLPVPIVQNNYCLSSLFSEPESGCTPWNRLEKGAPIFDAKTNRVLVGGSDRSFYALDASLLMKQHQISLPSPASKQPLLQNGSIWIGTTQGEILKLNASNFETQWQSQLDAELGGALVADSDHLYALSGLATLCAFDLNTGDEIWSQKRSFSTGLSLKALSSPILLGDHLVVGSPSGKLEFYHRTDGLLAFDVQLGDPQKAFSDVATTPLALPDGNLAAAAFNRGISIVSPQGVILSNYEILEITHLAYANGILVAAGPKKVWGLDLSAQKIRWSFRFKKGNPTSVVIRDHSVFFASDQGALFVNHLRTGKPLQNIGSSYGYSSAFDFGSNGTLYTLSNAGYLFAYGR; the protein is encoded by the coding sequence ATGCTGCGTTCGATAGGCTCGATCATTCTTGGGTTGCATGCGGCTTGCCTAGCTCACGCTCTCTCTCTTAAAGGCTTACCTGTCCCAATCGTTCAGAACAACTACTGCCTGTCTTCTCTTTTCTCGGAACCCGAATCAGGCTGTACTCCTTGGAATCGCCTCGAAAAAGGCGCTCCCATCTTTGATGCAAAAACGAATCGTGTTCTGGTAGGCGGGTCCGATCGTTCATTTTACGCTTTGGATGCTTCTTTGCTCATGAAACAGCATCAGATCAGCCTCCCAAGCCCTGCCTCCAAACAACCTTTGCTCCAAAATGGTTCGATCTGGATCGGAACCACTCAAGGAGAGATCTTAAAATTAAACGCTTCGAACTTTGAAACCCAGTGGCAATCGCAATTGGATGCCGAATTAGGAGGCGCACTGGTAGCCGATTCGGACCATCTCTACGCCCTCTCAGGGCTTGCCACGCTGTGCGCTTTCGATTTAAACACAGGGGATGAGATCTGGAGTCAAAAACGCTCTTTCTCAACCGGACTCTCCTTAAAAGCTCTTTCTTCTCCCATCCTCCTCGGAGATCATCTGGTTGTAGGAAGCCCTAGTGGAAAACTGGAATTCTACCATCGAACAGACGGCCTGTTGGCCTTTGACGTTCAGTTGGGCGATCCTCAGAAAGCCTTCTCCGATGTAGCAACAACCCCTCTCGCCTTACCGGATGGAAACCTTGCAGCAGCGGCTTTCAATCGCGGGATTTCGATCGTGAGTCCTCAGGGAGTGATTCTGTCAAACTACGAAATACTCGAAATCACGCATCTGGCTTATGCAAACGGCATACTCGTAGCAGCGGGTCCTAAGAAAGTATGGGGCCTTGATCTTTCAGCCCAAAAAATACGCTGGTCTTTTCGTTTCAAGAAAGGCAATCCAACGTCTGTAGTCATTCGAGATCATTCGGTTTTCTTTGCTTCGGATCAAGGAGCTTTGTTTGTGAATCATCTTCGAACGGGTAAACCCTTGCAGAATATTGGTTCAAGCTACGGTTATTCAAGCGCTTTTGATTTCGGCTCGAACGGCACATTGTACACGTTAAGCAACGCAGGGTATCTTTTCGCGTATGGAAGATAG
- a CDS encoding Rpn family recombination-promoting nuclease/putative transposase, which yields MQRYLDPTNDVGFKKVFGDPIRMMDFLNNILRLSAGKRIQKVEFVPTEQIPDLGQGKRSLFDLKCQDESGTYFLIEMQCRRSPIFLKRMQYYGAHAYTSQIQAGKKHADLLPVVVVAVLKESILPSNIEAISYHRTLEEKTGQHHLRELSYVFVELEKFHKTEKELLNFEDEWLFFLRDAHTRSHPPLLKDLCVSQAFEAMERANWTPEEYDAYVRARLLLETEELSAKEQFDLGMVEGEAIGLEKGKPIWTELANLQTARNLLILKVDKPTISKATGFSLEKIEQLEESGSSDSSSKTQTD from the coding sequence ATGCAACGCTACTTAGACCCGACTAATGATGTTGGATTTAAAAAAGTCTTTGGTGACCCGATCAGGATGATGGACTTTTTAAATAACATCTTGCGATTATCTGCAGGCAAAAGAATCCAAAAAGTCGAATTTGTGCCAACAGAACAAATCCCTGATTTGGGTCAGGGTAAAAGAAGCCTGTTTGACCTCAAATGCCAGGATGAATCGGGTACTTATTTCCTGATCGAGATGCAGTGCCGACGAAGTCCGATTTTTTTAAAACGCATGCAATATTATGGAGCTCACGCCTATACCTCGCAGATACAAGCAGGTAAAAAACATGCTGATCTTCTGCCGGTGGTCGTTGTCGCAGTTCTCAAAGAATCGATTTTGCCATCGAATATTGAAGCGATCAGTTACCATCGAACTTTGGAAGAGAAAACCGGTCAACATCATCTTCGAGAGTTATCTTATGTATTTGTGGAGCTGGAGAAATTCCACAAAACAGAAAAAGAGTTGTTAAACTTTGAGGACGAGTGGCTATTCTTCCTAAGAGATGCTCATACTCGTTCCCACCCTCCATTGCTTAAAGACCTCTGTGTGAGCCAAGCCTTTGAGGCCATGGAGCGTGCTAATTGGACCCCTGAAGAATATGATGCGTATGTAAGAGCGCGTCTTTTATTAGAAACCGAAGAATTAAGCGCTAAAGAACAGTTTGATCTCGGTATGGTTGAAGGCGAGGCGATCGGCTTAGAAAAAGGCAAGCCCATATGGACAGAGCTGGCCAATCTCCAAACCGCCCGAAATCTTCTTATCCTAAAAGTTGATAAGCCGACCATTTCGAAAGCCACAGGTTTTTCTCTGGAAAAAATAGAACAGCTTGAAGAAAGCGGCTCTTCTGACTCCTCGAGTAAAACACAGACTGATTGA
- a CDS encoding 1-acyl-sn-glycerol-3-phosphate acyltransferase — MFRKIKYSDDQAFSLRSLAEEGVVVYVHRTRSVLLHWVLASMIARYELPEILYSTFKASKVSNLIRAVRLATGSIEIFLRKANTAFSQRSSEKRDYIKTLIRIQKSSETPIFLVPHFLVLGNRSSSLKPSAVDMIFGSRNDPGFVRLLLRLLLFRNSGQWATAEPLNLKAFLEQNPHATDVVLSRRTRGILQKRFKGLARAFHGPSLKSTNRIQVDTLRDHDLQNFMMEVEKQTGLPRVKLFKKAQEYYLRIAARFDVDMIHLINQVFGFVWNRIYDGVVWKKSDIEKIKQASQKGPVILVPAHRSHMDYLVLSQIFYWEGLMVPHIAAGENLSFFPLGIIFRRGGAYFIRRSFKGDPLYSQVVRAYLKKLLREGYTQEFFIEGGRSRSGKTLPPKLGLLSIMVDCLSKSKLYEATFIPVSISYEKLLEANEYRRELEGAEKRAESRGDIFRSLKILRKRYGRIFVNFDEPISFTEFYQTGQVDLVPRLAHRIMAGIQRSTVVTPVSLVATALMGSKRRILSRGQIEWSIKRLAQYVQIPKPSLEKVLHNLIHDELIVCETAGRRLYYRVPEKAALSLDYYKNNLIHHFAADAILAMAFQISARGDRRKSVKRSILHKQALLLSRIFKFEFSYSVDENLENIFEQRLNEGIEAKILLRVQDQIRLSESKEAFSQLSFMANLLANFVDAYWVCARKLESALLKAPTRKILVGLLLDCLREAVLSGASDYPEIVSKSLVENAIMWFEDAGILVWEQGKARMKADKKPDFKIYLQALQDCHYGN; from the coding sequence ATGTTTCGAAAGATAAAGTATTCGGACGATCAAGCTTTTTCTTTGCGCAGTTTAGCGGAGGAAGGGGTGGTGGTGTATGTTCACCGAACGCGTTCCGTTTTGTTACACTGGGTTCTTGCCAGTATGATAGCGCGGTATGAGCTTCCCGAGATTTTATACTCGACATTCAAAGCCAGCAAAGTATCTAATCTGATCCGAGCTGTTCGATTGGCAACGGGATCGATTGAGATTTTTTTAAGAAAAGCCAATACCGCCTTTTCTCAAAGGAGCAGTGAGAAGAGGGATTATATCAAGACTTTGATCCGAATCCAAAAAAGCTCTGAAACACCTATTTTTTTGGTTCCTCACTTCTTAGTTCTCGGAAACCGGTCGTCGAGTTTGAAGCCTTCGGCGGTCGATATGATTTTTGGTTCTCGCAACGATCCGGGTTTTGTTCGTTTGCTGCTTCGATTGCTGCTTTTCCGAAATTCGGGTCAATGGGCTACTGCAGAGCCATTGAATTTAAAAGCGTTTTTAGAGCAAAATCCTCATGCTACCGATGTGGTCCTCTCGCGTCGGACTCGAGGGATTCTTCAAAAGCGCTTCAAAGGATTGGCCAGAGCCTTTCATGGACCTTCGCTGAAAAGTACGAATCGCATTCAAGTGGATACACTGCGGGATCACGATCTTCAAAATTTTATGATGGAGGTAGAAAAGCAAACTGGGCTTCCTCGTGTCAAGCTTTTTAAGAAAGCTCAAGAATACTACTTACGAATCGCAGCTCGATTTGACGTAGATATGATTCATCTCATTAACCAGGTGTTTGGTTTTGTTTGGAATCGAATTTACGATGGAGTGGTGTGGAAGAAATCCGATATTGAAAAGATCAAGCAAGCCTCTCAAAAAGGGCCTGTGATTCTCGTCCCTGCGCATCGAAGCCATATGGATTATTTGGTTCTCAGTCAAATATTTTACTGGGAAGGCCTGATGGTACCTCATATTGCTGCCGGTGAAAATTTGTCCTTCTTTCCACTGGGGATTATTTTTCGAAGGGGGGGCGCTTATTTTATTCGTCGCTCATTCAAAGGAGACCCTCTTTATTCGCAGGTGGTTCGGGCTTACCTGAAGAAACTCTTGCGAGAAGGCTATACTCAAGAGTTTTTCATCGAAGGCGGCCGTAGTCGCAGCGGAAAAACATTGCCTCCTAAACTGGGACTCTTATCCATCATGGTGGATTGTCTGAGTAAGTCCAAACTGTATGAAGCGACCTTTATCCCAGTTTCCATTTCCTACGAAAAACTTTTAGAAGCAAACGAATACAGGCGAGAACTCGAAGGTGCAGAGAAGCGAGCAGAAAGCCGAGGCGACATCTTCCGTTCTCTCAAAATTTTGAGAAAACGTTATGGGCGAATTTTTGTTAATTTTGATGAACCCATTTCGTTCACGGAATTTTATCAGACAGGTCAAGTTGATTTGGTGCCACGTTTGGCGCATCGAATCATGGCGGGCATCCAGCGCTCAACGGTGGTGACGCCGGTATCTTTAGTCGCTACAGCTTTGATGGGTTCCAAGAGGAGGATCCTTTCCAGAGGACAAATCGAGTGGTCCATTAAGCGTTTGGCTCAGTATGTTCAAATTCCCAAACCAAGCTTGGAGAAAGTGCTCCACAATCTAATCCACGATGAGCTGATTGTTTGTGAGACAGCAGGCCGTCGTTTGTACTATCGCGTTCCTGAAAAAGCGGCATTATCGCTTGACTACTACAAGAACAACCTGATTCACCATTTTGCAGCCGATGCGATTTTAGCGATGGCGTTTCAAATATCTGCCCGAGGCGATCGCCGAAAAAGTGTCAAACGCTCTATTTTGCACAAGCAAGCCTTGCTTTTAAGTCGAATCTTTAAATTCGAATTCAGTTACTCGGTGGATGAGAATTTAGAGAATATATTCGAACAACGCTTGAACGAAGGGATTGAAGCGAAGATTCTCTTGCGAGTACAGGATCAAATTCGCTTGTCCGAATCCAAAGAAGCATTCTCACAGCTTTCTTTTATGGCGAACCTGTTGGCTAACTTTGTCGATGCCTATTGGGTTTGCGCTAGAAAGCTTGAGTCTGCTTTGTTAAAGGCTCCGACTCGCAAAATTTTGGTCGGTTTGCTTCTCGATTGCTTGCGAGAAGCTGTGTTAAGTGGAGCCAGTGATTACCCAGAAATCGTCAGCAAATCTTTGGTTGAAAATGCAATCATGTGGTTCGAAGATGCCGGAATACTGGTTTGGGAACAAGGAAAGGCAAGAATGAAGGCGGACAAAAAGCCGGATTTCAAAATTTATTTACAAGCATTGCAAGATTGTCATTATGGAAATTAA
- a CDS encoding (deoxy)nucleoside triphosphate pyrophosphohydrolase: protein MEDSRIKVVAGLIRENGRVLITERWPNKHMGLSWEFPGGKVEEGESDEQALIRELNEEIGVLVAVGSLCFQTLYLHGTKEILLSIYRCRILQGTPRAVDVKALDWVREAELEQRPFPPADLIFVRELMAGRIREEIEPGPEPDFKPAQILRRVSLPSLPEPPSKPLR, encoded by the coding sequence ATGGAAGATAGTCGCATCAAGGTTGTGGCAGGACTGATTCGAGAAAACGGGCGCGTGCTCATCACCGAGAGATGGCCCAACAAGCACATGGGCCTCAGCTGGGAGTTTCCTGGCGGAAAAGTGGAAGAAGGAGAGAGCGACGAACAAGCGCTCATTCGAGAACTGAACGAAGAAATAGGAGTCCTCGTTGCAGTCGGTTCGCTTTGCTTTCAAACTCTCTATCTGCATGGAACGAAAGAAATCCTACTATCCATTTACCGTTGCCGTATTCTGCAGGGCACACCTCGAGCAGTGGATGTCAAGGCGCTCGACTGGGTTCGGGAAGCAGAACTTGAGCAACGCCCATTTCCTCCAGCGGATTTGATCTTTGTTCGCGAATTAATGGCGGGCCGGATCCGAGAAGAGATAGAACCAGGCCCTGAGCCGGATTTTAAGCCTGCCCAGATTCTCAGACGTGTTTCTTTACCATCGCTTCCAGAGCCACCTTCGAAACCCCTCCGATGA